AAAAAATTATTGATGCATGCGTAGCCAATAGTGTAGTGATAGAACTAAACGCACATCCACGTCGCTTAGATATTGACTGGCGATGGATACCTTATGCATTAAGTAAAGGGGCTTTACTTTCCATTAATCCTGATGCACATGAACTGAGTGGATATAACGATGTGAAGTATGGTACACTTGCTGCACAAAAAGGAAGGCTAACGGCCAGCCGTAACCTCAGCAGTTTTTCATTGCGGGAATTTGAAGAATATATAATGGATGTGAGGATGGAGAAAGGGATATAGTCCGTTACTATTACCATAGCTCCATCTTGTAAAGGGAATTTAAAATTGTAACTTAGATTATCATTTTAAAAACTTCCAGATGGAGAAAACCAATTTGAAATTTCTCGCCATAGGTGGGTAAATTGGTCCTATCCTGTTCACGGTAACAACCTTGATCTGTGCAGGTCTTCGTCCTGGCTACAGTCATATTCATCATTTTATCAGTGAATTGGGAGCCACAGGAACGCCTGATGCCGCACTGATGAATTGGTTTGGTTTCATTCCATCAGGAATCTTGATAAGTTCATTTGGCTTGTCGCTAACGTTGCTTCTTCCAAAAAAAGTTCTTGCTCGTGCGGGTTCAGTTTTAGTAATGTTATTTGGATTGGGAATGACTATCGTCGGTTTTTTTTCCTGTGATGAAGGATGCCCAAGAGATGGTTCATTGGAGAATAATATTCATGATCAGATCTCCGGTCCTGTTTTTCTATGTGCCATCATAGGGATCCTGCTGTTGGGTATTGCATTCAGGCGCCTACCCTATTGGAAGAAATTGTGGCTTTATTCGATCATCTCAGCAATCCTTTCAATTGTTTTTCTCATTCTCCTGATAAATTCACTTGAAGAATATAAAAATACCGGGCTGTGGCAGCGTCTGTTACTATTCACAATTTTTTTGTGGTTTGGAATTACTGGAATACATGTATTCAAGTATTGGCGTAGCAGCATATTAAATTAAAAGACTGCATGTAATTTACTATGCCGAACAAGTCAACACAAGGATTTATTTCCCGATCTGCCAAGTACAAAAAATAAAAGAGTCGCCCAGGAAAGGCGACTCTTTTTTATTTGCTCTTGTTGATTATTTTTTTACGATCAGAGTTTCCTCAGTTATGCGTGAGCTGTTTTGTACCGAAAATACCAAAGGCTTTTTAGTGCTCATGCCAATAATTTCGAACGTAAGACCAACTGTTCCTAACTCTTCAGTGTTTAACTGATACTTACGTTTAATATTAACACCGCTTAACGTTTCTTCGTGAATAACTGTGCCAAATTCATCTTTTACAACTACAAAAAACTTTTCGTTTTGTGCATTGTTTAATGAAAGCTGGAAAACAGGTTGCGCATCGATATGTGTAATCAATTTTAATTCTGCTGCCGGTGTTACTTCTTCACTTGTTGTTGCATTTGCAAAGTTTACTGCGATAATTGCTACGAAGGTAAATAATCCGATCACTGTGTTTTTTACTGTTGTTTTCATTGTTCTTATGTTTATAAGTTTAAATAATTATTACGTTTTCTTTATGCAGGCAAATAACCGGGTAATCTACGGATGAAGCAGATTGTCGAATGATCGTTGTTTGA
The DNA window shown above is from Lacibacter sp. H375 and carries:
- a CDS encoding DUF998 domain-containing protein; amino-acid sequence: MFTVTTLICAGLRPGYSHIHHFISELGATGTPDAALMNWFGFIPSGILISSFGLSLTLLLPKKVLARAGSVLVMLFGLGMTIVGFFSCDEGCPRDGSLENNIHDQISGPVFLCAIIGILLLGIAFRRLPYWKKLWLYSIISAILSIVFLILLINSLEEYKNTGLWQRLLLFTIFLWFGITGIHVFKYWRSSILN